A stretch of the Pedobacter sp. MC2016-14 genome encodes the following:
- a CDS encoding DUF1080 domain-containing protein, producing MKITCFMAILAISFFGWKPTMAQKKGWTSLFDGKTTNGWHTYGKTTAGNGWKAENGVLHFVPSARNNDGGDLVTDKEYSNFHLKIEWKVAPKSNSGIVFYIHEDLSKYPQTYRTGLEMQVLDNDGHSDGKITKHRAGDLYDLIKSSSEPVKPVGEWNKAEVISNKGQLTLKLNGVIVVKTILWDDQFKALVAGSKFANWEGFATYKKGKISLQDHNDEVWYRNIQIKEIN from the coding sequence ATGAAAATCACCTGTTTTATGGCCATACTGGCCATTTCCTTTTTTGGATGGAAACCTACCATGGCCCAAAAAAAAGGTTGGACCAGTTTGTTTGATGGAAAAACAACAAACGGCTGGCATACCTATGGCAAAACTACAGCTGGCAATGGCTGGAAAGCAGAAAATGGTGTACTTCACTTTGTACCATCGGCCAGGAATAATGACGGCGGAGACCTTGTAACCGATAAAGAATATAGCAATTTCCACCTAAAAATAGAATGGAAAGTGGCACCAAAAAGCAATAGCGGCATTGTTTTTTACATCCATGAAGATCTTTCAAAATATCCGCAAACGTACCGCACAGGCCTGGAAATGCAAGTACTGGACAATGATGGGCACTCAGATGGCAAAATCACAAAACACCGTGCAGGAGATTTATATGACCTGATCAAAAGCAGTTCCGAACCTGTAAAACCAGTTGGAGAATGGAATAAAGCTGAAGTGATCAGCAATAAGGGACAACTAACCCTTAAATTAAATGGGGTTATTGTGGTAAAAACCATCCTTTGGGATGATCAGTTTAAAGCACTGGTAGCAGGAAGTAAATTTGCTAACTGGGAAGGTTTTGCCACTTATAAAAAAGGTAAAATCTCTTTACAAGATCATAATGATGAGGTTTGGTATAGAAATATCCAGATCAAAGAAATTAACTAA
- a CDS encoding c-type cytochrome, producing MKRNLLTLSSLTVIVALAAACGGNSSTETSGESTATTNTTVAAAQPEPMKPGEKLINKADCIGCHNKTQKIIGPAYVEIAAKYEATDKNIDMLAGKIIDGGKGVWGELAMTPHAGMSKDDAKEMVKYILSLKQ from the coding sequence ATGAAAAGAAACCTATTAACCCTAAGCTCCCTTACCGTTATAGTTGCCCTTGCTGCTGCCTGTGGCGGAAACTCGTCTACAGAAACTTCTGGCGAAAGCACAGCCACTACCAACACCACAGTTGCCGCTGCACAACCAGAGCCTATGAAACCGGGAGAGAAACTAATCAACAAGGCCGATTGTATTGGATGCCACAATAAAACACAAAAAATAATTGGTCCTGCTTATGTAGAGATTGCAGCTAAATATGAAGCTACAGATAAAAACATTGATATGCTGGCCGGCAAAATTATTGACGGTGGGAAAGGTGTATGGGGAGAACTTGCAATGACACCTCACGCCGGAATGAGTAAAGATGATGCCAAAGAAATGGTAAAGTATATTTTATCACTAAAACAATAA
- a CDS encoding Gfo/Idh/MocA family protein produces the protein MIHRKLRMGMIGGGKDAFIGAVHRIAANIDGQIEFCCGALSADPEIARESGRILFLPENRIYTTYQELFEKESKLPETERIDFVTIVTPNFAHFEPAMMALDHGFNVVVEKPMTLSLEEAILLRDKVVSTGLTLCLTHTYSGYPMVKQARQMVKEGSLGAIRKVMVEYPQGWLSTLTEREGNAGAAWRTDPKKSGKSGCMGDIGTHAAQLAEYISGLKITRLCADLNIVVPGRGLDDDGNVLLKFDNGANGVLIASQIAAGEENALKIKVYGEKGGLEWHQMEPNTLILKWLDQPAQIYRAGQPYLSDVAKHNTRVPGGHPEGYLEAFANIYRNFAATLAAKLRGEQPNAFQLDFPNAEDGVRGMAFIENVVASGQSNQKWHEFKI, from the coding sequence ATGATACACAGAAAACTAAGAATGGGGATGATTGGTGGCGGCAAAGATGCCTTTATTGGCGCCGTACACCGTATTGCTGCAAATATAGACGGGCAGATAGAGTTTTGCTGCGGTGCCTTAAGTGCAGACCCTGAAATTGCAAGGGAATCCGGAAGAATCCTTTTTCTTCCGGAAAACCGGATTTACACTACTTACCAGGAATTGTTTGAAAAAGAAAGTAAACTACCTGAAACAGAACGTATAGATTTCGTAACTATAGTAACGCCAAACTTTGCCCATTTTGAGCCTGCTATGATGGCACTTGATCATGGTTTTAACGTAGTGGTAGAAAAACCGATGACTTTATCACTGGAAGAGGCCATCTTGCTTCGCGATAAAGTGGTTTCAACTGGCCTTACACTTTGCCTAACACACACCTATTCTGGTTACCCTATGGTAAAACAGGCACGGCAAATGGTTAAAGAAGGTAGCCTTGGTGCTATCCGTAAAGTAATGGTAGAATACCCGCAAGGTTGGCTAAGCACCCTAACAGAGCGCGAAGGTAACGCAGGTGCAGCCTGGAGAACAGATCCTAAAAAAAGTGGTAAAAGTGGTTGCATGGGCGATATTGGCACACATGCGGCACAACTGGCTGAATACATCTCAGGCTTAAAGATCACCAGACTTTGTGCCGATTTAAATATTGTGGTTCCCGGACGTGGTTTAGATGATGACGGGAACGTGCTGTTGAAATTTGATAACGGTGCAAATGGTGTTTTGATTGCTTCGCAAATTGCTGCAGGCGAAGAAAATGCACTCAAAATTAAAGTATACGGAGAAAAAGGTGGATTGGAATGGCACCAAATGGAACCTAATACACTGATACTGAAATGGCTGGATCAACCAGCACAAATATATCGTGCTGGTCAGCCCTACCTCTCTGATGTAGCCAAACACAACACCCGTGTTCCTGGTGGTCATCCTGAAGGATATCTGGAAGCATTTGCCAACATCTATCGCAATTTTGCGGCTACACTTGCTGCAAAGCTAAGAGGTGAACAACCAAACGCATTTCAACTCGATTTTCCCAATGCAGAAGATGGCGTAAGGGGTATGGCTTTTATAGAAAATGTAGTGGCCTCAGGCCAGAGCAACCAGAAATGGCATGAATTTAAGATCTAG
- a CDS encoding sugar phosphate isomerase/epimerase, producing MTTIKGPAVFLAQFITDEAPFNSLNGICEWAASLGFKGIQMPTLDTRFIDLQLAAESKDYADELKGKVAAHGLEITELSTHLQGQLVAVNPAYDLAFDAFAPDAYKNNPAARTEWAVQQLKYAAKASQNLGLNAHATFSGSLLWHMFHPWPQRPEGLVDAGFTELAKRWLPILNEFDKNGVDLCYEIHPGEDLFDGITYEMFLEKVNNHPRACLLYDPSHFVLQQLDYIQYIDFYHERIKAFHVKDAEFNATGKQGTFGGYQSWANRAGRYRSPGDGQVDFKTIFSKLAQYDFTGWAVMEWECAIKEAGVGAREGAELIKKMIIPVTDRAFDDFAASGGNEDFNKKILGLA from the coding sequence ATGACAACAATTAAAGGACCTGCTGTATTTTTAGCGCAGTTTATTACAGATGAAGCCCCGTTTAATTCTCTTAACGGGATTTGCGAATGGGCTGCGAGTCTTGGTTTTAAAGGCATACAAATGCCTACACTTGATACCAGATTTATAGATCTGCAACTGGCGGCAGAAAGCAAAGACTATGCAGATGAGCTGAAAGGCAAAGTGGCTGCCCATGGTTTAGAAATAACAGAATTGTCTACGCATTTACAGGGACAGCTGGTAGCCGTTAATCCGGCATACGACCTTGCTTTTGATGCTTTTGCGCCCGATGCTTACAAAAACAACCCTGCTGCCAGAACTGAATGGGCAGTACAGCAACTAAAATATGCTGCAAAAGCTTCTCAAAACCTTGGCTTAAATGCGCACGCTACCTTTAGCGGGTCGTTGTTGTGGCATATGTTTCATCCCTGGCCACAGAGACCAGAAGGGCTGGTAGACGCTGGATTTACTGAACTTGCAAAACGTTGGTTACCAATTTTGAATGAGTTTGACAAAAATGGCGTAGACCTATGTTATGAAATCCATCCCGGTGAGGATTTATTTGATGGCATTACTTATGAAATGTTTCTCGAAAAAGTGAACAACCACCCTCGTGCATGTTTACTATATGACCCCTCCCATTTTGTACTTCAGCAGCTGGATTATATCCAGTATATTGATTTCTACCATGAGCGCATCAAAGCCTTTCATGTTAAAGATGCCGAATTTAATGCCACAGGAAAACAAGGAACTTTTGGCGGTTACCAAAGCTGGGCAAACCGCGCAGGGCGTTACCGCTCTCCGGGAGACGGACAGGTAGATTTTAAAACCATCTTCAGCAAGCTGGCGCAGTACGATTTTACCGGCTGGGCCGTTATGGAATGGGAATGCGCCATTAAAGAGGCCGGTGTAGGTGCCAGAGAAGGAGCAGAACTGATCAAAAAGATGATTATTCCAGTTACAGACCGTGCTTTTGACGACTTTGCTGCATCAGGCGGCAATGAAGATTTTAACAAGAAGATTTTAGGGCTTGCCTAG
- a CDS encoding beta-N-acetylhexosaminidase, producing the protein MQMKKISHLLLMLLFCQQVNAQNTPVPGLNSSGTSSLMSSEIAIIPEPVSITKQDGHFSLPENVIIMAAASLEVKTVTDYLQEKLSLATGSFVSVVSKANGPVQIRLTLNPKTNNSIGKEGYQLSVTTSAIEIKANTAAGLFYGVQSLLQLFPKDIESKEAVKDVKWTAPCVEITDYPKLGWRGLMFDVARHFFTKHEVKQYIDAMVKYKFNLLHLHLTDDEGWRIEIKGLPKLTEVGAWNVKKVGTFGDFIPPTPEEPRNYGGFYTQEDLKEIIKYAKDRFVDILPEVDVPGHSLAAISSYPELSCTPGAENYKVRSGEKIMDWSRGAPPFALVDNTLCPANEKVYGFLDTVITQIAALFPFEYIHMGGDEAPINFWQNNDAIKALMQKEGLKTMHQVQGYFEKRVQKIVESKGKKFIGWDEILDGDLPSSAAIMSWRGMQYGIKAAKAKHEVVMSPVTYAYIDYMQADVITEPKVYASLRLNKTYEFEPVPEGVDTKYIKGGQANLWTEQVYNIRQAEYMTWPRGMAIAESVWSPKEKKNWTTFSEKVEKQFKRLDAAETKYSPAIYDPAFKVSRSADRQLKVELTTEIEGLDIYYSFDNSSPDRFYPKYTEALMPPKDANTLKVITYRGKEPIGRMLIMSIEELNKRAGKK; encoded by the coding sequence ATGCAGATGAAAAAAATTAGTCACCTTTTATTGATGCTGCTCTTTTGCCAGCAGGTTAATGCTCAAAATACACCTGTTCCAGGTCTGAATTCAAGCGGGACATCTTCCCTGATGTCTTCAGAAATTGCTATTATACCAGAACCTGTTTCCATAACAAAACAGGATGGACATTTTAGCCTTCCTGAAAACGTTATTATTATGGCTGCTGCCTCTTTAGAAGTTAAAACGGTGACTGATTACCTTCAGGAGAAATTAAGTCTGGCTACCGGTAGTTTTGTGTCTGTAGTGAGCAAAGCCAACGGACCTGTCCAAATCAGACTTACGCTAAACCCAAAAACAAATAATTCAATAGGTAAAGAAGGTTACCAGCTCTCTGTAACTACCTCAGCAATTGAAATTAAAGCAAATACCGCTGCAGGTTTATTTTACGGAGTTCAGTCGCTCTTGCAACTTTTCCCTAAAGATATAGAGTCAAAAGAAGCCGTTAAAGACGTAAAATGGACTGCGCCTTGTGTAGAAATCACAGATTATCCAAAATTAGGCTGGCGGGGACTCATGTTTGATGTTGCAAGGCATTTTTTCACTAAGCATGAAGTAAAACAGTATATAGATGCAATGGTAAAGTATAAATTTAACCTGTTGCATTTACACCTTACTGATGATGAGGGCTGGAGAATTGAGATTAAAGGCTTGCCAAAGCTTACTGAAGTAGGTGCATGGAATGTGAAAAAAGTAGGAACCTTTGGTGATTTTATTCCGCCTACGCCAGAAGAGCCCCGCAATTATGGTGGCTTTTACACACAAGAAGATTTAAAAGAAATTATCAAATACGCTAAAGACAGATTTGTTGACATTCTTCCTGAAGTAGATGTTCCCGGACACAGTCTGGCAGCCATATCATCTTACCCTGAGTTATCCTGTACCCCGGGAGCAGAAAATTACAAAGTACGTTCCGGAGAAAAGATAATGGATTGGTCTCGTGGAGCACCGCCATTTGCATTAGTAGACAATACCCTTTGCCCGGCCAACGAAAAGGTTTATGGCTTTCTGGATACAGTAATTACACAGATAGCTGCGCTATTCCCTTTTGAATACATCCATATGGGCGGGGATGAGGCACCGATTAATTTCTGGCAAAACAATGATGCAATTAAGGCTTTGATGCAGAAGGAAGGCTTAAAAACCATGCATCAGGTACAAGGCTATTTTGAAAAACGTGTTCAGAAAATAGTAGAATCTAAGGGCAAGAAGTTTATTGGCTGGGATGAAATCCTGGACGGTGATTTACCTTCAAGTGCCGCCATCATGAGCTGGAGGGGTATGCAATACGGCATTAAAGCTGCGAAAGCCAAGCATGAGGTGGTCATGAGTCCTGTTACTTATGCATATATTGATTATATGCAGGCAGATGTAATTACCGAACCTAAAGTATATGCCTCTTTGCGACTGAACAAAACCTATGAATTTGAACCCGTACCTGAAGGAGTTGACACTAAATATATTAAGGGTGGGCAGGCTAATTTATGGACAGAGCAGGTTTATAACATTCGTCAGGCTGAATACATGACCTGGCCAAGGGGAATGGCCATTGCTGAATCCGTATGGTCACCAAAAGAAAAGAAAAACTGGACTACTTTTTCGGAAAAGGTAGAAAAACAATTTAAGCGACTTGATGCTGCTGAAACCAAATACTCACCTGCAATTTATGATCCTGCATTTAAAGTAAGTCGCTCGGCAGACCGTCAGCTTAAAGTAGAGCTGACAACAGAAATAGAAGGTCTTGATATTTATTACAGTTTCGACAATTCATCACCTGACCGCTTTTACCCTAAGTATACAGAGGCGCTGATGCCACCAAAAGATGCAAATACACTTAAAGTAATTACATATAGAGGCAAAGAGCCCATTGGCAGGATGCTAATTATGTCAATAGAAGAATTAAACAAGAGGGCAGGAAAGAAATAG
- a CDS encoding hydroxypyruvate isomerase family protein: protein MEKGQSRRTAIKNIVAGTLALGASAALSSFTADNAENIEETNALKGNINHAVCRWCFSKLDLDTLCVEAKKIGIKAIDLVGPKDWPTLKKHGLDSSMCNGAEINLVDGFNDPAFHATLIKNYTEMIPLVAAAGYKNLICFSGNRRGKDDETGLKNCVEGLKKILPLAEKHKVVLVMELLNSKVNHKDYQCDRTSWGAELAKRLGSENFKLLYDIYHMQIDEGDVIHTIKENHQYIGHYHTAGVPGRNEIDDTQELYYPAIMRAIHATGFKGYVAQEFIPLKDDKIQSLKTAVKICDI from the coding sequence ATGGAAAAAGGACAAAGCCGCAGAACGGCCATTAAAAATATCGTCGCCGGAACCCTTGCGTTAGGCGCTTCGGCAGCATTATCTTCTTTTACTGCAGATAATGCAGAAAATATAGAAGAAACCAATGCTTTAAAAGGCAACATCAATCATGCGGTATGCCGCTGGTGTTTCAGTAAGCTTGATCTGGATACATTGTGTGTAGAAGCCAAAAAGATTGGCATCAAAGCCATTGACCTGGTTGGCCCTAAAGATTGGCCAACACTTAAAAAACACGGATTGGATTCGTCTATGTGTAACGGTGCAGAAATTAACCTTGTAGATGGCTTTAACGACCCCGCTTTTCATGCCACATTAATTAAAAATTATACCGAAATGATTCCCCTGGTAGCAGCGGCAGGCTATAAAAACCTCATCTGCTTTAGCGGAAACCGTCGTGGTAAAGATGACGAAACCGGTTTAAAAAACTGTGTGGAAGGACTTAAAAAAATCCTGCCACTGGCAGAAAAACATAAGGTAGTGCTGGTGATGGAATTGCTGAACAGCAAAGTAAACCATAAAGATTATCAATGCGACCGTACGTCATGGGGCGCGGAACTGGCAAAAAGACTGGGTTCCGAAAATTTCAAACTGCTGTATGATATCTATCACATGCAAATTGATGAAGGTGATGTGATCCACACCATCAAAGAAAATCATCAGTACATTGGCCATTACCATACTGCAGGTGTTCCAGGCAGGAACGAAATTGACGATACCCAGGAATTGTATTATCCAGCCATTATGAGGGCCATCCATGCTACCGGATTTAAAGGATATGTGGCCCAGGAATTTATTCCATTAAAAGACGACAAGATTCAATCTCTAAAAACTGCAGTGAAAATCTGCGACATATAA
- a CDS encoding aspartate-semialdehyde dehydrogenase gives MKVAVVGATGLVGTVMLKVLEERNFPLTELIPVASEKSVGKLITFKGKQFAVVNMDTAIGMKPDIALFSAGGNTSLEQAPRFAEAGTTVIDNSSAWRMDPSKKLIVPEVNAHELSIDDKIIANPNCSTIQMVVALKPLHDKYRIKRVVVSTYQSVTGTGVKAVDQMMNERAGTFDGPMAYPYQIDLNVIPQIDSFIENGYTKEEMKMINETRKIMGDDSIRLTATTVRIPVMGGHSESVNIEFENDFDLTEVRSILEKTQGIIVVDDIANLKYPMPKDAHEKDEVFVGRIRRDESMPNSLNMWIVADNLRKGAATNAVQIAEYLLSKELV, from the coding sequence ATGAAAGTAGCAGTTGTAGGTGCCACAGGTTTAGTAGGCACCGTTATGTTAAAAGTGTTAGAAGAACGGAATTTTCCATTAACCGAATTAATTCCGGTTGCATCAGAAAAGAGTGTTGGTAAGCTAATCACTTTTAAGGGTAAGCAATTTGCTGTTGTAAACATGGATACTGCAATTGGAATGAAACCTGATATTGCTTTGTTTTCTGCTGGTGGCAACACTTCACTGGAGCAGGCACCACGCTTTGCCGAAGCAGGCACTACAGTTATAGACAACTCTTCTGCATGGCGCATGGATCCTTCTAAAAAATTGATCGTTCCAGAAGTTAACGCACATGAACTCTCTATAGATGATAAAATCATTGCCAATCCAAACTGCTCAACCATACAAATGGTGGTTGCCCTAAAACCGTTACATGATAAATACAGAATCAAACGTGTTGTGGTTTCTACCTATCAGTCGGTTACCGGAACAGGGGTTAAAGCAGTAGATCAGATGATGAACGAACGTGCCGGCACATTTGATGGGCCTATGGCGTATCCATATCAAATTGATTTAAATGTGATTCCTCAAATTGACTCTTTTATAGAGAACGGTTATACTAAAGAGGAAATGAAGATGATTAACGAAACCCGTAAAATTATGGGTGACGATTCTATTCGTCTTACAGCCACAACAGTACGTATTCCGGTAATGGGTGGTCACTCAGAATCGGTAAACATCGAGTTTGAAAATGATTTTGACCTTACTGAAGTAAGAAGCATTTTGGAGAAAACACAAGGTATTATTGTGGTGGATGACATTGCAAACCTGAAATACCCAATGCCTAAAGATGCACACGAGAAAGATGAGGTTTTTGTGGGCCGTATCCGTCGTGATGAATCCATGCCGAATAGCTTAAACATGTGGATTGTTGCAGATAACCTGCGTAAAGGAGCCGCAACCAATGCTGTACAAATCGCTGAATATTTGCTGAGCAAAGAGCTGGTTTAA
- a CDS encoding sugar phosphate isomerase/epimerase: MNSRRTFLKQAGLAAAGTFLLPSFADALTNKAPKKVGIQLYTLRSDLPKDVTGVIKKVAQMGYKEVETYGYSVDNGFWGLDAKSFASLLKENGLKAPSGHYGLDKYMLDGNTDVLKTYIEAANITRGEYITVPHLGTDLRKNLDDYKKIAARLNQAAELCRASGLKLAYHNHNFEFDAFGNSYGYDILLKETDPKLVQFELDLYWVVRSGKDPVKFFEANPGRFPMWHIKDMDKADRTKNTEVGNGSINFKSIYAASKLAGLKHAFVEQENNYAPDLFKSIENSIGYINKELI, from the coding sequence ATGAATTCAAGAAGAACATTTTTAAAACAAGCAGGATTAGCTGCCGCAGGCACGTTTTTATTGCCTTCATTTGCAGATGCCCTGACCAATAAAGCACCTAAAAAAGTAGGTATCCAACTGTACACACTACGTTCAGATTTGCCTAAAGATGTAACCGGTGTAATTAAAAAAGTGGCACAGATGGGTTACAAAGAAGTAGAAACTTATGGCTACTCCGTAGATAATGGTTTTTGGGGCTTAGACGCCAAGAGTTTTGCTTCTTTATTAAAAGAAAATGGTTTAAAAGCACCAAGCGGACATTATGGACTGGATAAATATATGCTTGATGGCAATACCGATGTGCTGAAAACTTATATAGAAGCCGCCAATATCACAAGAGGGGAATACATTACCGTGCCACACCTGGGTACCGACCTCCGTAAAAACCTTGACGATTATAAAAAGATAGCTGCCCGTTTAAACCAGGCTGCAGAATTGTGCAGAGCATCTGGCTTAAAACTTGCCTACCACAACCATAACTTTGAATTTGATGCCTTTGGCAATAGCTATGGCTATGATATTCTTTTAAAGGAAACAGATCCTAAACTGGTGCAGTTTGAACTGGATTTATACTGGGTAGTAAGATCAGGCAAAGATCCTGTAAAATTCTTTGAAGCCAACCCGGGCAGGTTTCCAATGTGGCACATTAAAGACATGGATAAGGCCGATAGGACAAAGAATACAGAGGTTGGTAATGGCAGCATAAACTTTAAAAGTATCTATGCGGCGTCAAAACTTGCAGGTTTAAAACATGCCTTTGTAGAACAGGAAAACAACTATGCTCCGGATCTATTTAAAAGCATAGAAAACAGTATTGGATATATAAATAAGGAATTAATATAA
- the dacB gene encoding D-alanyl-D-alanine carboxypeptidase/D-alanyl-D-alanine-endopeptidase — protein sequence MLRKNLLFLFVLLQINAFAQSPALKLEKAFEELSADPQAKHALLSLCVLDATTGNTLFARNENLGIATASTLKTITAATAFNLLGKDFKFETTLAYSGAIVNGVLKGNILIIGGGDPTLGSPRYPQSKENYVLSQWVQALKRAGITRIEGSVIGDDMAWGSESTPEGWIWQDIGNYYGAAPSVLSWRENQFDIHLKSAAGRVNLIKAVPEMPYLKIVNELKVGAEGSGDQAYVFLPPLGQTAYLRGSWALGISKAGISAAMPDPAFDLAYRLQDTLKRLGIVSSAEPSTSKRLVAEQKSLPVVTQKLVTLTSPPLSDIIYWFQKKSINLYGENLVRTFAWKAGKEATTKNGVATALNYWAGQGLDKSAMNMIDGSGLSPATRVTTAAMSRILFLAQSASWYPEYLRSFPENNGMLLKSGTISDVLAYAGYHTAGTGKKYIIVININNYSGSGIKNKLFKVLDALK from the coding sequence ATGCTAAGAAAAAACCTGTTGTTCTTGTTTGTGCTATTGCAAATAAATGCCTTTGCACAAAGCCCGGCACTTAAACTGGAAAAGGCATTTGAAGAATTAAGCGCCGATCCGCAGGCAAAACATGCATTGCTTTCGCTTTGCGTACTAGATGCCACAACAGGCAATACCCTATTTGCAAGGAACGAAAATTTAGGAATAGCTACCGCCTCTACCCTAAAAACCATTACCGCAGCTACCGCTTTTAACTTATTAGGCAAGGATTTTAAATTTGAAACCACACTTGCCTATAGTGGTGCTATTGTAAACGGAGTTTTAAAGGGCAACATCCTCATTATAGGTGGTGGGGACCCAACGCTGGGTTCTCCCCGTTATCCTCAGAGCAAGGAAAATTATGTGCTAAGCCAATGGGTACAGGCTTTAAAACGTGCAGGAATTACCCGCATAGAAGGTAGTGTAATAGGTGATGACATGGCCTGGGGGTCTGAAAGCACACCTGAAGGCTGGATTTGGCAAGATATTGGGAATTATTATGGTGCAGCTCCTTCAGTGCTCTCCTGGCGGGAAAACCAGTTCGACATCCATCTAAAATCAGCAGCCGGGCGCGTTAACCTGATTAAAGCGGTCCCTGAAATGCCCTATCTTAAAATAGTTAACGAATTAAAAGTTGGAGCCGAAGGCAGCGGAGACCAGGCCTATGTATTCCTACCTCCATTGGGCCAAACGGCTTACCTTCGGGGCAGCTGGGCATTGGGCATCAGCAAAGCTGGAATTTCAGCTGCAATGCCCGACCCCGCTTTTGACCTGGCCTACCGTCTGCAGGATACACTGAAGCGCTTAGGTATCGTAAGTTCGGCAGAACCCAGCACAAGCAAAAGACTAGTTGCAGAGCAAAAAAGTCTGCCTGTGGTTACCCAAAAACTGGTGACCTTAACTTCTCCACCATTGTCAGACATCATTTACTGGTTTCAGAAAAAGAGCATCAATTTATACGGAGAAAACCTGGTCCGTACCTTTGCCTGGAAAGCAGGCAAAGAGGCAACTACCAAAAATGGAGTAGCTACAGCACTCAACTATTGGGCAGGCCAGGGACTAGATAAAAGCGCAATGAACATGATAGATGGCAGCGGCCTTTCGCCTGCTACGCGGGTAACTACTGCAGCCATGTCCAGAATTTTATTCCTAGCCCAATCTGCTTCCTGGTATCCGGAGTATCTTCGCTCTTTTCCAGAAAATAATGGCATGTTGTTAAAAAGCGGAACCATTAGTGATGTACTGGCCTATGCCGGTTACCATACTGCTGGTACTGGAAAAAAATACATCATCGTTATCAACATTAATAATTATTCTGGTTCCGGCATTAAAAACAAATTGTTCAAAGTATTAGATGCACTTAAATAA
- a CDS encoding MFS transporter — MNSTNRIKLSLMMFLEFFIWGSWFVTLGTFLGKNLAATGSQTAAVFSTQSWGAIVAPFIIGLIADRYFNAEKILGVLHLVGAVLMYQMYQAPDVTVFYPYVLGYMILFMPTLALVNSVSFNQMKDPEKEFSVIRVCGTIGWIVAGLLISFVFHWDSPEGITAGLLKNTFMMAGVASLILGLFSFALPATPPKGSTTEKVKISDLLGLDALKLLKDKNFAVFFISSILICIPLAFYYQNANPFLSGIGLDNPTGKMTIGQMSEVLFLLLLPVFFTRFGFKKTILVGMLAWAIRYVLFAYGNASDLSFMLIIGIALHGICYDFFFVSGQIYTNSKAGEKYKSAAQGLITLATYGIGMLIGFEVAGLITDSYKLADGTADWKMVWIIPAGIAFVVFLLFALVFNDKTKTEELKTA; from the coding sequence ATGAACTCAACAAATCGAATTAAATTATCGCTCATGATGTTCCTGGAGTTTTTTATCTGGGGCTCATGGTTTGTAACCCTGGGTACTTTTCTGGGTAAAAACCTTGCTGCCACAGGCTCACAAACTGCGGCTGTTTTCTCTACACAATCCTGGGGTGCTATAGTGGCTCCTTTCATTATTGGCCTCATTGCCGACCGCTATTTTAATGCCGAAAAAATCCTTGGGGTACTTCACCTTGTAGGCGCAGTACTCATGTATCAAATGTATCAGGCTCCAGATGTAACTGTATTCTATCCATATGTATTGGGCTACATGATTTTATTTATGCCTACCCTGGCACTGGTTAACTCCGTTTCTTTTAACCAGATGAAAGATCCTGAAAAAGAATTTTCTGTTATCCGGGTTTGTGGTACAATAGGATGGATTGTTGCAGGTCTGCTGATTAGTTTTGTATTCCACTGGGATTCTCCCGAAGGCATCACCGCAGGCTTATTAAAAAACACCTTCATGATGGCAGGTGTAGCTTCCCTTATTTTAGGTTTGTTTAGTTTTGCCCTTCCGGCAACACCACCAAAAGGCTCTACTACAGAAAAAGTTAAGATTTCTGATCTTTTAGGTCTGGATGCTTTAAAATTATTAAAGGACAAAAACTTTGCGGTTTTCTTTATCTCCTCCATCCTGATCTGTATCCCGCTTGCATTTTACTATCAAAATGCAAATCCCTTTTTATCTGGCATCGGTTTAGATAACCCCACTGGAAAAATGACCATCGGACAAATGTCAGAGGTCTTATTCCTGCTTTTATTGCCAGTATTTTTCACCCGTTTTGGCTTTAAAAAAACCATATTGGTAGGTATGCTAGCATGGGCAATCCGATATGTATTGTTTGCTTACGGTAATGCCAGTGATTTGAGCTTTATGCTAATTATCGGGATCGCTTTACACGGTATCTGCTATGATTTCTTCTTCGTATCCGGTCAAATTTACACCAATTCAAAAGCCGGCGAAAAATACAAAAGTGCTGCACAGGGGCTAATCACTTTGGCAACTTATGGAATAGGCATGCTCATTGGCTTTGAAGTTGCTGGTTTAATTACCGATAGCTATAAACTTGCTGATGGCACTGCCGATTGGAAAATGGTTTGGATTATCCCAGCAGGAATTGCATTTGTAGTGTTCCTGCTATTTGCACTTGTATTTAATGATAAGACTAAAACTGAGGAATTAAAAACCGCATAA